The Candidatus Methylomirabilota bacterium genome contains a region encoding:
- a CDS encoding ABC transporter ATP-binding protein, with protein MLEVREVSTRYGPSPVLRRVSVELREGEIAVLLGPNGAGKTTLIRTILGIVAPVEGAIFFRGERIDGLRTHRIVGRGIGVVPEGRRIFPKMTVQENLRMGAFAEWGSRAAAERTARIFEEFPRLGERRRQIAGTLSGGEQAMLAIGRALMGRPRLLLLDEPSLGLSPLLVEQIFEMIHEINRQGTTVFLVEQNARKSLALAHRGYVIQKGEIVGAGTARELQDSDVVRHAYLSA; from the coding sequence GTGCTTGAGGTCCGGGAGGTCTCGACCCGCTACGGCCCGAGCCCGGTGCTGCGCCGGGTCTCGGTCGAGCTGCGGGAGGGCGAGATCGCGGTTCTGCTGGGCCCGAACGGCGCCGGGAAGACGACGTTGATCCGGACGATCCTGGGGATCGTGGCGCCGGTCGAGGGGGCGATCTTCTTCCGCGGAGAGCGGATCGACGGGCTCCGGACCCACCGGATCGTCGGGCGCGGGATCGGCGTGGTGCCCGAGGGGCGGCGGATCTTCCCGAAGATGACCGTCCAGGAGAACCTCCGGATGGGCGCGTTCGCCGAGTGGGGGTCGCGCGCGGCGGCCGAGCGCACGGCCCGGATCTTCGAGGAGTTCCCCCGGCTCGGCGAGCGACGACGCCAGATCGCGGGCACGCTCAGCGGGGGCGAGCAGGCGATGCTGGCGATCGGCCGCGCCTTGATGGGCCGCCCGCGCCTGCTCCTCCTCGACGAGCCCTCGCTCGGGCTTTCCCCGCTCCTGGTCGAGCAGATCTTCGAGATGATCCACGAGATCAACCGCCAGGGGACGACGGTGTTTCTGGTGGAGCAGAACGCCCGGAAGAGCCTCGCCCTCGCCCACCGGGGCTACGTGATCCAGAAGGGGGAGATCGTCGGCGCCGGCACCGCCCGCGAGCTACAGGACTCGGACGTCGTCCGCCACGCCTACCTGTCGGCGTGA